From one Fusobacterium mortiferum ATCC 9817 genomic stretch:
- a CDS encoding helix-turn-helix domain-containing protein, giving the protein MNFGDKIQLQRKKKGMTQEELGEELNVSRQTITKWESNQSFPEIKKIIKLSYFFDVTIDYLLKDEIEDEERNVIKIEKEEKNIFSTKIKLLIIPLIVSLVGMLILYVDSYIHPITTTDWDGTYYDGFWGYLYINERKELFFILLLVFLINCTFILYFNKKGKN; this is encoded by the coding sequence ATGAACTTTGGTGATAAAATTCAGCTTCAGAGAAAAAAGAAAGGAATGACACAAGAGGAGCTAGGAGAGGAATTAAATGTTTCTAGGCAGACTATAACTAAATGGGAATCTAATCAATCTTTTCCAGAGATAAAAAAGATTATAAAACTTAGTTATTTCTTTGATGTAACTATTGATTATTTATTAAAAGATGAAATAGAAGATGAAGAAAGAAATGTTATAAAAATAGAGAAAGAGGAGAAAAATATTTTTTCCACAAAAATAAAGTTGCTAATAATTCCATTGATTGTTTCATTGGTAGGTATGCTTATATTATATGTAGATTCGTATATTCATCCTATAACTACTACTGATTGGGATGGGACTTATTATGATGGATTTTGGGGATATCTTTATATAAATGAAAGAAAAGAGTTGTTTTTTATTTTATTACTGGTTTTTTTAATAAATTGTACATTTATTTTGTATTTTAACAAAAAAGGTAAAAATTAG
- a CDS encoding YwqG family protein, whose protein sequence is MTKKKFTEEELRFNEDIKKIVLDILEKNKKPTIKIEVSDDKPNLFQSKFGGLPYLPKDKEVPRDKENRQFTLLTQINIEELPENNIYPMKEGILQFWILNDDVYGLDFDNLLGNGYKVVYYKEIDKSVTEEEILEKYKPYEEDENYFPIEGEFSLKFELRDGYFSDSNDDFREIVDEEMKKFYLENREKYPEILKVYKDGEYLNYWDIWDILEEDKEIGEKLFEAGHKIGGYPNFTQSDVRDLKAGYNILLLQIDSEGTDEHEIMWGDCGIANFFIREKDLKELNFDEVIYNWDCC, encoded by the coding sequence ATGACAAAGAAAAAATTTACTGAAGAAGAATTAAGATTTAATGAAGATATTAAAAAAATTGTTTTAGACATTTTAGAAAAGAATAAAAAACCAACGATAAAAATAGAAGTATCAGATGATAAACCTAATTTATTTCAAAGTAAATTTGGAGGATTACCATATTTGCCAAAAGATAAGGAAGTGCCAAGAGATAAAGAGAATAGACAATTTACACTACTTACTCAAATAAATATAGAAGAGTTACCAGAAAATAATATCTACCCTATGAAAGAGGGAATATTACAATTTTGGATATTAAATGATGATGTTTATGGACTTGATTTTGATAACCTTTTAGGAAATGGATATAAGGTAGTATATTATAAAGAGATAGATAAAAGTGTAACAGAGGAAGAGATATTAGAGAAATATAAACCATATGAAGAGGATGAGAATTATTTTCCAATAGAGGGAGAATTTTCTTTAAAATTTGAATTAAGAGATGGATATTTTTCAGATAGTAATGATGATTTTAGAGAGATAGTAGATGAAGAAATGAAAAAGTTTTATCTTGAAAATAGAGAAAAATATCCAGAGATATTAAAAGTATATAAAGATGGAGAATATTTAAATTATTGGGATATATGGGATATACTAGAAGAAGATAAAGAAATAGGGGAAAAATTATTTGAGGCAGGACATAAAATAGGAGGTTATCCTAATTTTACCCAAAGTGATGTAAGAGATTTAAAAGCTGGATATAATATTTTGCTTCTACAAATAGATAGTGAAGGAACAGATGAACATGAGATTATGTGGGGAGATTGTGGAATAGCTAATTTCTTTATAAGAGAGAAAGATTTAAAAGAGCTTAACTTTGATGAGGTAATATATAATTGGGATTGTTGTTAG
- a CDS encoding immunity 17 family protein produces the protein MNNPISDLYVKFMETIEPYIKKYPYLFGIIIGGIFFFGAIFKWRWICDNRGSTRFMRNVYEFFGEDGIRFFTGLFGVIIMIICIFEWIKK, from the coding sequence ATGAATAATCCTATCAGTGATTTATATGTAAAATTTATGGAAACAATAGAACCCTATATAAAGAAATATCCCTATCTTTTTGGAATAATTATAGGAGGAATATTTTTCTTTGGAGCTATTTTTAAATGGAGATGGATATGTGATAATAGAGGTTCGACTAGGTTTATGAGAAATGTATATGAGTTTTTTGGAGAAGATGGAATAAGATTTTTTACAGGACTATTTGGTGTAATAATAATGATTATTTGTATATTTGAATGGATAAAAAAATAA
- a CDS encoding GNAT family N-acetyltransferase gives MDKKFINLTIENIESEHLCCAISDKKHQMGVVAKKNWLKERIIEGHVFRKLDEKGKAFIEYAPLETAWVPIYGNNYLYIYCLWVSGSFKGKGYAKSLIEYCINDAKEKGKSGVCILSSKKKRPYLMDKKFLLKYGFKTVDVIKDEYELLALSFNGEKPYLSEKVKEMKIDNKELTIYYTLQCPYVLNCIKEVTEYCSRNNILLSLKIVDTLEKAKNLPCIFNNWAVFYNGKYETNHLLNETFLKKKFQL, from the coding sequence ATGGATAAAAAGTTTATAAATTTAACAATTGAGAATATAGAGAGTGAGCACTTATGTTGTGCAATTTCAGATAAAAAACATCAGATGGGAGTAGTTGCAAAAAAGAATTGGTTAAAAGAAAGAATTATTGAAGGACATGTATTTCGTAAACTTGATGAAAAAGGAAAAGCTTTTATTGAATATGCTCCTTTAGAAACTGCATGGGTACCTATTTATGGAAATAATTATTTATATATTTATTGTCTTTGGGTATCAGGTTCTTTCAAAGGTAAGGGGTATGCAAAATCTTTGATTGAATACTGTATTAATGATGCAAAAGAAAAGGGAAAATCTGGTGTTTGTATTCTTAGTTCAAAAAAGAAGAGACCATATTTAATGGATAAAAAATTTTTACTTAAATATGGGTTTAAAACTGTAGATGTAATAAAAGATGAATATGAATTATTAGCATTATCTTTTAATGGGGAAAAACCTTATCTTTCTGAAAAAGTAAAGGAGATGAAGATAGATAACAAGGAATTAACAATATACTATACTTTACAATGTCCATATGTTCTTAACTGTATTAAAGAAGTAACAGAGTATTGTAGTAGAAATAATATATTATTAAGCTTAAAAATTGTAGATACTTTAGAGAAAGCTAAAAATCTTCCATGTATTTTTAATAATTGGGCAGTTTTCTATAATGGTAAATATGAAACGAATCATCTTCTAAATGAAACTTTTTTAAAAAAGAAATTTCAACTATAA
- the creD gene encoding cell envelope integrity protein CreD, with the protein MISLKDNNSLIRKVGFLFMLVILLQIPMFFINRIIDEREYSYRNMVREIGNEWGEKQTIAGAFLIIPYSDVKVEYDEYGKKIERNVVKDWILLPDKLNVKVDLKDEVRKRGIYKTTVYSGDIILEGEFPKLRDILPANLNPYNIGIGLGITDTKSLMKVEEFKVEGKDIYLESGTGVTQHLLNTGISGTISENILQKDKIKFSIKLSLRGNGGIEILPFGKENHFEISSTWKSPSFYGILPSTKIIDENGFKAQWDVSFFVRNYKQDFAEGYYSDISEGKIGIDLYEGVTHYRQVMRAVKYSMLFVMLSLFVVYIFEVTSKRFTHYIQYGVVGFSLTLFYLVLLSMSEYFNFNLAYIIATLMVVIPNSLYIKAVTKNKNYGLGMLVFLSGVYAVLYSILKMEQYALMTGTLLLMLVLYVMMYITRNIEISQE; encoded by the coding sequence ATGATTAGTTTAAAAGATAATAATTCGTTAATTAGAAAAGTTGGTTTTCTTTTTATGCTAGTTATTTTATTACAGATACCAATGTTTTTTATAAATAGAATAATAGATGAGAGAGAGTATTCTTATAGAAATATGGTAAGGGAAATAGGTAATGAATGGGGTGAAAAACAAACTATTGCTGGAGCATTTTTAATAATACCATATAGTGATGTAAAGGTAGAATATGATGAGTATGGTAAAAAAATAGAGAGAAATGTTGTAAAAGATTGGATATTACTTCCAGATAAATTAAATGTAAAAGTTGATTTAAAAGATGAGGTCAGAAAAAGAGGGATATATAAGACAACTGTTTATAGTGGAGATATTATATTAGAGGGAGAGTTTCCTAAATTACGTGATATACTTCCAGCTAATCTTAATCCATATAATATAGGAATCGGCTTAGGGATAACAGATACAAAATCTTTGATGAAGGTAGAGGAGTTTAAAGTAGAAGGAAAAGATATTTATTTAGAATCGGGAACAGGAGTTACTCAACATCTATTAAATACAGGAATATCTGGAACTATCAGTGAAAATATCTTACAAAAAGATAAGATAAAATTTTCTATTAAGCTCAGTCTGAGAGGAAATGGTGGGATAGAGATATTACCTTTTGGAAAGGAAAATCACTTTGAAATAAGTTCTACTTGGAAATCACCAAGCTTTTATGGAATTTTACCAAGTACTAAGATTATAGATGAAAATGGATTTAAAGCTCAATGGGATGTGTCATTTTTTGTAAGAAACTATAAACAAGATTTTGCTGAAGGATATTATTCTGATATTAGTGAAGGAAAAATAGGAATAGACTTATATGAAGGTGTAACTCATTATAGACAGGTTATGAGAGCAGTAAAATATAGTATGCTATTTGTGATGTTAAGTCTTTTTGTAGTATATATCTTTGAAGTGACTAGTAAAAGATTTACTCACTATATTCAATATGGAGTAGTAGGTTTTTCATTGACACTATTCTATTTAGTTTTACTTTCAATGTCAGAGTATTTTAACTTTAATCTAGCATATATTATAGCCACTTTGATGGTTGTTATTCCAAATTCACTATATATAAAAGCAGTAACTAAAAATAAAAATTATGGTTTGGGAATGTTGGTATTTTTATCAGGAGTCTATGCAGTATTATATTCTATATTGAAGATGGAACAGTATGCTTTAATGACAGGAACTCTTCTATTGATGTTAGTTCTTTATGTAATGATGTATATTACAAGAAACATAGAAATTTCTCAAGAATAG
- a CDS encoding toxin-antitoxin system YwqK family antitoxin: MKVKIVLGIVALLGIGVGTYIYQNRYSFYRYLPAENENKLQSINFKLCDENGNLFSGRVKSRSDLYLNIYSYKDGELNGLNVIYYKDSIKELGHWKEGKQNGLFQLYTEDGILIESANFKNGERDGLTEQYFSSTGKLRVSANYKEGILEGEYKVYYPDGTLQGEVIYKNGEMNGEFKEYYENGNIRFTGSYKESLQDGEWKFYLKNGNLQTIANYKSGELNGLKEDYYENGKLWTRQEFKDNIPEDIYEIYYEDGTPQLKAKIKEGIVIEEKRFNRDGTLYDEDDDRVIISESVDNNFDDISFSENKEEITITEIDEAEIIRTN, from the coding sequence ATGAAAGTAAAGATAGTATTAGGGATAGTAGCATTATTAGGAATAGGAGTTGGAACTTATATTTATCAAAATAGATATTCTTTTTATAGATATTTACCTGCTGAGAATGAAAATAAACTTCAAAGTATTAACTTTAAATTATGTGATGAAAATGGGAATTTATTTAGTGGAAGAGTTAAAAGTAGAAGTGATTTATATTTAAATATTTATTCCTATAAAGATGGGGAGTTAAATGGATTAAATGTAATCTATTATAAAGATAGTATAAAAGAGTTGGGACATTGGAAAGAGGGAAAACAAAATGGACTTTTTCAATTGTACACAGAAGATGGAATCTTAATTGAAAGTGCTAATTTTAAAAATGGAGAAAGAGATGGACTAACAGAACAATATTTTAGTTCCACAGGAAAATTAAGAGTATCAGCAAATTATAAAGAGGGAATACTTGAAGGAGAATATAAGGTATATTATCCTGATGGAACTCTTCAAGGAGAGGTAATTTATAAAAATGGAGAAATGAATGGAGAGTTTAAAGAGTATTATGAAAATGGAAATATAAGATTTACTGGAAGTTATAAAGAGAGTTTACAAGATGGAGAGTGGAAATTTTATTTAAAAAATGGAAACTTACAAACAATAGCGAACTATAAATCTGGAGAACTTAATGGATTAAAAGAGGATTACTATGAAAATGGAAAGCTGTGGACAAGGCAGGAGTTTAAAGATAATATTCCAGAGGATATTTATGAAATCTATTATGAAGATGGGACACCTCAATTAAAAGCTAAAATAAAAGAGGGAATTGTTATAGAGGAGAAAAGGTTTAATAGAGATGGGACACTTTATGATGAAGATGATGATAGAGTAATTATAAGTGAATCTGTTGATAATAATTTTGATGATATTTCCTTTAGTGAAAATAAAGAAGAGATAACTATAACCGAAATTGATGAAGCTGAAATTATAAGAACAAACTAA